A single Musa acuminata AAA Group cultivar baxijiao chromosome BXJ2-1, Cavendish_Baxijiao_AAA, whole genome shotgun sequence DNA region contains:
- the LOC135598318 gene encoding protein LIGHT-DEPENDENT SHORT HYPOCOTYLS 4-like: MAMVPKPGSPRSDGFLTSPSSSPAAAVTSPAASAASPSLSRYESQKRRDWNTFGQYLKNHRPPLSLSRCSGAHVLEFLRYLDQFGKTKVHTPMCPFFGHPNPPSPCPCPLRQAWGSLDALIGRLRAAFEENGGKPEANPFGARAVRLYLREIREMQSKARGISYEKKKRKKQPPPPQPQPQPQPRPPHPHSPSPATGAAT, translated from the coding sequence ATGGCCATGGTACCCAAGCCGGGGAGCCCTCGCTCCGATGGCTTCCTCACCAGCCCCAGCTCGTCACCCGCTGCCGCGGTCACCTCACCGGCGGCCTCAGCCGCCTCCCCGTCGCTGAGCCGATACGAGTCACAGAAGCGACGCGACTGGAACACCTTCGGGCAGTACTTGAAGAATCACAGGCCGCCGCTGTCACTGTCGCGGTGCAGCGGCGCGCATGTGCTGGAGTTCCTTCGGTACCTGGACCAGTTCGGTAAGACAAAGGTGCACACTCCCATGTGCCCCTTCTTTGGCCACCCCAACCCGCCCTCCCCATGCCCGTGCCCCCTCCGCCAAGCCTGGGGCTCCCTCGACGCTCTCATCGGCCGCCTCCGTGCTGCGTTCGAGGAGAACGGCGGCAAGCCTGAGGCCAACCCCTTCGGTGCACGAGCCGTCCGGCTATACCTCCGCGAGATCCGGGAGATGCAGTCCAAAGCCCGAGGCATCAGCTACGAGAAGAAGAAGCGCAAGAAGCAGCCACCGCCACCCcaaccacagccgcagccacagccacgTCCGCCCCACCCCCACAGTCCTTCGCCGGCCACTGGTGCAGCCACCTGA